A region from the Fundulus heteroclitus isolate FHET01 chromosome 22, MU-UCD_Fhet_4.1, whole genome shotgun sequence genome encodes:
- the lrrc73 gene encoding leucine-rich repeat-containing protein 73: protein MLPASIQITGELLSATEVQDICESLKEDGVRLLSVRGCQLSDRDFGRVCRSVAASRSLAQLNLNLGVVSSLSRTRHLADALATNRSLQTLFLHGSPLLDAGLAALNPALSTHPALVCLDLGDCMLGEEALALICGMLPPDGAKSGLRELTLSANPRIGSKGWARFAIAVAHSSQLRVLNLDYNPLGDQIAAMLAVAVASSRTLEVLDLEGTGLTNQSAQVFLDMVENYPTSLRVLVLAENDISPELQQQISDLLAEGEDEDSRDAPPGLPGRTPSSALQPIREKHQPLTWLPHSNAGPPMVMLTSGLGESLLAETEM from the exons ATGCTGCCGGCCTCCATCCAGATCACCGGGGAGCTGCTGTCCGCCACCGAGGTCCAGGACATCTGCGAGAGCCTGAAGGAGGACGGCGTCCGCCTGCTCTCCGTCCGCGGCTGCCAGCTCTCCGACCGAGACTTCGGCCGCGTGTGCCGCAGCGTGGCCGCGTCCCGCTCGCTGGCGCAGCTCAACCTCAACCTGGGCGTGGTCTCCAGCCTCAGCCGGACGCGCCACCTGGCCGACGCCCTGGCGACCAACCGCTCCCTGCAGACCCTCTT CCTCCACGGCAGCCCGCTGCTGGACGCCGGCCTGGCGGCCCTCAACCCGGCGCTGTCCACTCACCCGGCCCTGGTGTGCCTGGACCTGGGAGACTGCATGCTGGGCGAGGAGGCGCTGGCGCTCATCTGCGGGATGCTGCCGCCTGACGGCGCCAAGTCAG GTCTCAGGGAGCTGACTCTGAGCGCTAACCCCCGCATCGGCTCCAAAGGCTGGGCCCGTTTCGCCATCGCCGTGGCCCACAGCTCGCAGCTGCGGGTGCTGAACCTGGACTACAACCCTCTGG GAGATCAGATTGCAGCCATGCTGGCGGTCGCTGTGGCATCTAGCAGAACCCTGGAGGTCCTGGACCTGGAGGGAACTGGACTGACCAACCAATCCGCCCAG gtgttCCTGGACATGGTGGAGAACTACCCGACCAGCCtgcgggttctggttctggctgaAAACGACATCAGccctgagctgcagcagcagatcaGCGACCTGCTGGCTGAAGGAGAGGACGAGGACAGCAGGGACGCCCCACCTGGCCTGCCGGGCCGCACCCCCAGCAGCGCGCTGCAGCCAATCAGGGAGAAGCACCAGCCCCTCACCTGGCTCCCCCACAGCA